The Monomorium pharaonis isolate MP-MQ-018 unplaced genomic scaffold, ASM1337386v2 scaffold_501, whole genome shotgun sequence DNA segment CAGTCAGAGAAAGGCTGTGATGCATCGTTGTACATAACcatggaaaaagaaaattaaataagagataAGCGTTAtgatatttgtatacataaatatcaataatctacattataaatgtgaactatttattacataaacaagTTTTCAGCTAGAAATGTACCACAGCTCAACTTGTTGCTTACCTAATGTCATATTCTCCTTCATATCCATTGTGCGGGAtagtttttaagaattttatatactcaAAGGGAAGATTGTTTTCCTCAGCTCCTCTTAAAATCATATTCCTGTGTGAAATAATTGcgataaatttcatataattacaattgtattcaaattattgcagttgcattttaaattacatgtgaATACATACAGATATAACGGTGAAGGCCTCTTATCTATTGGAAAGTCTTCtggtttta contains these protein-coding regions:
- the LOC118648543 gene encoding gamma-glutamylcyclotransferase-like isoform X2, translated to MSVNVETPDGRTLNCRVYQQCNNPKEYIKPEDFPIDKRPSPLYLNMILRGAEENNLPFEYIKFLKTIPHNGYEGEYDISLSLTEN
- the LOC118648543 gene encoding gamma-glutamylcyclotransferase-like isoform X1 encodes the protein MSVNVETPDGRTLNCRVYQQCNNPKEYIKPEDFPIDKRPSPLYLNMILRGAEENNLPFEYIKFLKTIPHNGYEGEYDIRSLRGQLTRREDTFK